DNA from Magnolia sinica isolate HGM2019 chromosome 19, MsV1, whole genome shotgun sequence:
GTGGTAGGGAGGAAAGCATTCTCACTCAGCATACATGTACATTCCACACTATTCATTAGGTAAGGCGCATTGTATTCACTCATAGGTTTTACACAAAATATGTATTTTGAATACCATACCCTTTtgacctcttcttcttctttttttaaccatcaattttCTCATAACAGCGTTGCCCACCTTATGAGTGGTCTACCTAAATTGCCAAACCCAACCCCTCATGAATCCTGCATTTGCAATCCATGCTGCTTTTACCAATCCAAAAATTATTCTCTGATTTATGCACCAGCACACGCACgagcccacacacacacacacacatatattgtatatatatgtattatgcaTGCATGACCTACATTAAGaatattcatcatttcatatacaAGTTACAATACCAACTTGCACACAACACTACTGTATATACCAGTTCACACATCGGAGGAACATACCCGTTCCCGTACTATGTATGGGAGCGACCCATGGTCTAGGTAACCTAGGTCAATCTAAATCTTGGGCCAATGCATGCAAACACTCATCCCACGTATGTGTGTCGTGTTGGCATGTGTGCCATGCATCCTCAGTCACCTGACCACAGTTCTTGCTTTTGAGCGTGGGTGCACGTGCACTGCATTCGTCTGTTTACTAATTGGAGAGAAGCAAACTATTGAGGGTGTGTTTAGAAATTTCAGTTCGAACATGGTGCAATGGAAATTGCTCGGAAAACGTAATTCACATATTTCTCAAAACACTACCTGAGTTTACAGTCTTGAGTTATTGTATGCTACAAATGTGGATATGATGCTAGCCTTCTTCATGCTTGTCATATGAAAGTTTCTCCTCAAAGGTGGACTCTTCCTCAAAACTCATGCCAGAAGCTGCAACAAACAGAAAATCAGCCTAGTAATAAATGAAATCAACAAAAAAGGACAGAGATTAGGCCTTTCAGATGCTCAACGGTGTCTATTGGTATTCCCAATTACCATTCCACATGCCGTCTGTTCTCATCTGACAAGAGCCAAGCTCAATCGCAATTAGGTACTTGTTTGAAAGTACAGGTCACTGGCACACCGCCCTATCCAACTTCCAAAATTCCCACATTGCACCCAATCTAAATAAATGTGGGGCTGCCAGAACTGAGCCGAGACGCGATTTCAACAATGGTTTTCCTAAACACGACCTAATATTTAAGAAACAGCATTGAACTTCATACACTTTAGCCAATCAACTTGACACTCCTAAGCATCAACATCCGTTGGATGAGTGGTGGCGAAATGAGATAACTGTACCTGTTTCTTTAACTTCTCGCGCTGCTGAGGGTTCCTCAGATTTCACGGGCGCTTGTTCCACACGTTCCTGGCAATTAGATTTCTCTGTCCTGGCATCAGCAGTTTCTTTCGCCTCAGCTTCTTCACAAACTTCAGAATTTAATCTCTCTTCCAGGGTCTTTGCATTTTGGTTCTGATCAATCTCTACCTGTAGGTCAAAATAAGTCTCCTCTTCCACCCCTATCAGTTCCTTGGTATTACATTCGTAATCGAACTTCACCATGTGCTTCACTACATTTTCTTCAGAGCCAACACCACTGGCCACTTGTTGAATGGATTCATCATATCCTCTCCCCTCAGAGATTTCTTCCCAAGCTTCGCCATCAAACTCCTCCCAAACATACCTGTCTGGTGCTTCTGCCTCTCCTTCAAGGGTTTTCACCAAATATGAAGCTTCCCCATATTCTTCCAAGAGAGACTCAACTTCATTTTCCCGTGCAACCGCTAGAGTCGTTGCTGCAGCACCGCTGACATGAAACTCTTCTCCCACAAATTCAGAATCATTTGCAGTTTCACCGATTGTGTTGCTTGCATCCACACCAACATCAGCCTCAATCATGGTTTCATACATAGAGTTTCTTGTGTccatgtctacattgtgaccacAGAAGAGATTACTCTCTATGCTGGCTATTTTTTCAGCTGCTACGCCAACATTTACTTCCGGATTTATTCCTGCACATTAAATGGGAGTGAAGTGTAAGCTTCCCACACCAGGCGATCTAAGCAATTTAACCATGGCAGAAAAGAAATCAGCTACTCACCTTCTTCCTGCCTTTCTGCCGAGGTAACCTGTTCAATCGAGGAATCGAAATCTTTATCATTTCTTGGAGGGGAATCTGCAAATACTTGACTATTAGTTCCGGAAATAGCTTAAGAGTTGAAAATCAGATCCAAATAAGAGGAATTAATAGGGTCTTGCTCATCAGAAAAATACATAGTTTGCTGACCGACAGGATGCCATACATATGGGGcgcatggttcagtgatccagaccatttatctgGTGGGCCTGCCATGGACAAGGGAATACCCAAAAATCTCACAGATTGGATTTGATAGGGTGGTTACTAGTAGAAAGTCAAGAGAAAAAAGACAGCATTCCTACCTTCGTTCCAGCCCATATTGAAAGGCAAAATATTGAAGGGCAGGGATACTCCATTCCAGGAGATTTTTGGAGCATTCCCACCTTCATTCCAGCCCATATTGAGAGGCAAAATATTGAAGGGATGGGTTATTCCATTGTAGCAGATTTTTGGAGCATTCCAACCTTCATTCTGGCCCAtaagatcaatggcttggatcacagAACCATGGATCCCATATCTACAGATTCCAGCACGTCAAGAAACTATAAGTTCACAGATGAGCAGGAAACCATAATTTCTCTTCAAATAAATACTGTGACTTTCATCATTCACCTTTGGAGTCCAGTGCATCAATAGGCAAAGGAGCACTTGGACCAGAAGCAACACTTTCTATACCCATTTCAACAGTTTGCTGTAACGAGGGCTCTTCAGATTCCATTTGAGCAGCAGCAACAGATTGTTCAAATTCACTTTCATACTTATCCATCAAGATCCCTGGATTTCCTTTCTCATCCACGGGTTTGATGTCATCGCCATGACCAACAGCCTCTTCCATAGTCTCCATGTTGCTCTCCTCCTCGGCATTTTGTTTACTGCTACCATTCAGCTCCACTCCTTCACAATCTGCTTCTGGATCTTTCACAATAGTTTCAGCAGCTACCTTGGACTCTTCTAAAACAACATTGCTGATTTCATCAGCATCCAATCTTTCTTCAGAGCCAATGGGATCACCTTCCTCTGAAATGGTTTTAGCAATTCCATTTGCATAAGAAAGTTCATCATGAACCTCAGAACCAAGTTCAAGCATAACTCTTTCCTCAAGTTTTTCTGAAGCATCTTCAATGTTTTTGTTTGAGACATCATTCCCTCCAACATCTTCATTGTCAATGGTTTCTACACCCATTTCAACAGCTTCGCCCAACTCTAAGGGCCCACCAGATTCCATACAGGTAGCAACAACTTGCTCAAATTCACTATGATACTTATCCACCAACATCCCTGGATTTTCTTTCTCATCCACAGGTTCGTCACCATCTCCATGACCAACAGGCTTTTCGATAGTCTCTATATTTCTATCCTCAGCATTTTCTTCACTATTACCCTTCGGCTCCACACCTTGAGAGTCCTGGTCTGCTGGATCTTTCACAGAAGTCTCAGCGGCTTCTTTGGACTCTTGTAAAGCAACATTGCCGATTTCATTTGCACCCAATCTTTCTTCAGAGCAATTGGTATCATGCTCCTCTGAAATGGTTTTAGTGATTCCATTTCCATGAGAACGTTCATCGTGGTCCTCAAAACCAAGTTCaagtgtaactctctcttcaagtTTTTCTGAAGCAGcttcaatatttttatttttggcttcATTTCTGTCAACATCTTCCACGTCAATTTGTTCTGAATGAGTCTGAGCGACTCCGTTTTTCTCAGAAATTTCTTTGTCCTCATCGAGTACATGCTCGTGAGTAACTCTCTCTTCAAGTTCTTCTGAGGCAGCTTcaatgtttttatttttggtttcatttCTGTCAACATCTTCCGTGTCAATTTGCTCTGAATGAGTCTGAGTGACTCcgtttttctcaaaaatttctgTGTCTTCATCGAGTACATGCTTGTGAGTAACTGTTTCAGCACATCCATCAGCCCCCACAAATTGTTCAGGATACTTGTGATTGGAACCTTCCTGATTTTCAACACCACCCTCTTTAGGAACAGTCAGGGTCTTTGTCAAATCAAAATCTTCTGAATCAACCAGCTGAGTTGATGACGGCTCTTCATCTGTTCAACAACAGACCAACACATCCgagaaatttataaaaaaataaaaataaaaaataaaaataaaaataaaaaaactggtTTTTCTGGTAAATAGTCAAGACTCAAGACTGCATTAACTATTGTGGGAAGATAAAAGTTGAGGAGGCTCGCCATGCTGCCCCAGCAAGTAAATGATCCAAAACAGTTCATTTAGAAAGCTCACTGTAGAATCAGACTGGCCACATGGCAGTAATAACACTCATCAAATATCTCATCTCCATAAAAGTTGATGTggaaaccaatgttttaaatatagatgatatcggccgatatatcccacgatatatcttgtatcccacctgcgtgatacgaaatgcacaggtagtgccgatatatcccacgtgttcgatccagtgagcatttttaatttccaatccatttttttgtttgagttatgttaaatcaatgtcaaatggttataaatccattggttcttcatgttttgcatttaaaatcatggagttggagctttgattttgatatccattggttcttcatgtccACCACCttttttttcgaaaatttccttcaaccagctatcaattgagactaatttcgaagtatttaggattatttgattaaatgatcatcacacaatgtaatttcaaaatttgagtgtaagtggtccgatttgggaatttttgggaaattttgaaatttccccaatttctcccaaattgctacTGCCctgcaaacatgaaatcaagcatgtatgagggctgatctactgattttttaagtccttgtcaatttttggaaaataaaaatcatttttaattaaaaaattttatttttttttcgaaatttcccgtcaaccaactgtcaattgagactaatttcaaagtatttaagagtgttagatgaaatgatcatcacatacactctaaatgttatgcattcaatttgaatatagttgcattagttcagtcagacaacgcatagcttaggaccctatacaaaagaaatctattatatgcactttttttttgagatgttatgatttaaaagtgtggattaaggtcttttttaacaatccctgaagtttcattgaaaatttcaaccattttcccaatgtttccccatgttttccaaaaactGTGATAAATTgcccaatacaaacgatatatcctgtgcgataaccaatacatatctgtatcctaAGGATACGATACGTAATGTGATACCGATAGTTTGAACACCGGTGGAAACAATGGTTCAAAAAAGCAATTTCTGATTCATCTTTGCATGAACATGATCTCAAATCCATGGTTCAACACATCCACTAATACACATCTACCAGACAACGAGTATTGGTATATTTGAAAGGCCGATACAATGCAGCTTTCATATGCATTGCCAATAGAGGACAAAGCCAGTCACAATTCACACCGATATAGGCAATGCATGTAATGCATTTTGGCCGATGAATAACAATACAAATCAGTTTTGAAACTGGCCAATACATGCTCTGATATCTTGAGTGAGATTTTCACTATTGGGTGGGCTGACCAGGGAGCAAACGTCATTAGCAATTGTGTTAGGAATAGACTGCAGCAGCTATTGTTGTTAGTAACCCAAAAATAAATATTTCACTTACCCTTATATCCCATTGCTTGAATGGGTGGGAGACCTTTGGCACAAGAAGTCCTGTCAGCTGTCACCATTTCATTAACCTCTGGAGTCTCTGCTGGTTCAGGAATTCCTTCACAATTGATTTGTATGATATTGCTGGCATCTCTTGCTGGTGTAAATCCTTCTGTGCCCACATCACACTTGCTTACCTTCACATCTATGATTTCTACAGCATCAACTGGCACCAGATCTAATGGAACAGTTCCAGTGGTTCCCCTTGCTGCTTCAGTGACATCTGAAACCGTTACAGCTACAGCCCCAACATCAACTCCTTGATTACTGGATGCCTCATGGCACACTAGAACACCTTCAGTAGTTCCTTTTACCACTACAACTTCCGCAACCCCACAGTCGAGTCCTTTAGCAGTTTCTGCAGTTTCATCCGTCACTTCGATTACCTTAGAAATAGCCATTTCATTTGCTACTGATACCATATTCTTTAGCCCAAATGAATTTTGTCCTTTTTTGTGAGATCCAGAAGCCAGATCATCCTTGACAGCCTGCAATATCTCCTCAGACAATATCTCATTTTCATTCTCATGATGACCGAACCCATCACCCAGAGTTATGACCGGGGTTACATGGGGTGATATCGATTTCCCAGCTTCAGACACTTGTTCCCCTCCAAATTGTTTATCTGCCATCTCTTTGGCAATAGGCAAGTCACCGAGAGCATCCTTCATTTCTTTATTTGTATCATCAGCTAACTGATTTTCACACATTGAAACCACCACATTACACTCTGGGAGCTCATCAATTTTAGTTAAATCAGATGGTATAGTCGCAACCTCCCTGCTTGGCTCATCTGACCTCCTTTCCTTATAAGCATGGCCAGATCGGTCTTTTCTACTAGATTTCCTCCCAGATGCTCTTGTCTTCTCTTTCGCAAAGTCGGGGGTCTGTCTTGAAAGGCTTGGAACTGCTTTGACATTGCATTCTACTGGCTCTGCTGCCGATAGCTCAGCATCGGGTGGAACTAATTCTGTTTCAACTTCAGCAACATTTTCACATACAGGAACTGGCGGCTTACCTGCAACCTTCCTACTCTTTCGTCCCAAAGAGATTTTAGAAGTGGGGGTCTTGGATGTCTTTGAACCTTTATGGATCACCGCCTTCCCAAATTCACCTCTCCTTCGGACCTTGTTTGTCATTTTCTTCCCTACAATTTCATCAGTAGTTGTCTTCTTGTCATCATTGGGTGCACGAACTGCATGTCTGGCAGTACCTCGCCTTGATTTCCTCGAATATTCTTTAAATCCTGACTTGAGTCTAGTTCTGTCCTCATAAACTGATGCCAATTCCTCCATAACTGGATCTCTAGATCGCTTCCGGCGCCCACTCATTCCAGTAGTTTCATCCATCCCAGTCTTCGAGCTGCTACGAGGAGAGATCTTTCGTTTAGAAGTATTGCGTCCCGATTGCCTCCTTGGAGGTTCTTCAGAATGGGAgacctttatttttttatttggaacATCAGCAGCACCAGTTTGCATTCCATTTCTGTCATCATAAACTGGAGCTACTTCAGCCAAAACCCGTTTCTTTGATGATCGTTTCGAAGGCCTATCCACTGTTCCAACCATTCCATCCAGTTTCGGGGCTTTGCGTTTCGACCTTGTCGCAACCTTATCATCAGCTTCCTTTAGCGTACTGATCATTTTGCGACGTCGACCGTGAATTTCATCAGAGACCAGAATGCCCTTCCCACTCTCCGTCTTGTTATCATTTTCCCGCTTCAGTGATCTTGTCCACCTTGATTTCTTTGAGGGACCAACTTCTCTGACAACCTCCCCATCAGTCTTCAAGCTTTCACTCACAGATGTACCCCTCGTCTTTCTCGGACTCTTATAATATCCCTGGACGTTAACATCAAGCCCCTGTGAACTTATCTGCTTCTTTGATCTTGTCCGTATTGAGTTCTTCGGGGGACCAACTTCTCCACCAACCTCCTCATCCTTCTTCAAGCTTTCAATAACTACTGTACTCCTTGTCTTTCTTGGGCTCTTATCATATTTACGGTCACTGACATCAAGCCCCCGTGACCTTTTCAAGCTTTCACTACCCACCATGCTCCTTGTCTTTCGTGGACTCTTAATATATTTACGGCTATCAACATCACGCCCTCCTGAACTTTTCAATTCAGGGCTCTTCTCCGTAACCATTTCATTGCGTGCTGGAGCATTCTGCTTGGATTGTATCGAACCCTTTTTGCCAGCTCGTGTTTCAGTCATGATTTTTTCACCATGAACAGGATTGTCATTTCCCTGTTTCCGTGATCTCGTTTGCACCAAATTGTTTGGAAAACCATCTTCACTGGCAGCCCTCTTCCTTGTCTTAATCGGACTCTTCTGATCAAGCCCCACAGGATTTTTTGATTTGGGGTTTTCTTCCACAACAAAAACCTTCCTAGATCTCAGAGATCTGGTGACGGGAACTCTATCTCCAGTAACTATCACGTCAACATTCCTAACAGTCTCAACCACATCAATTTCAGCTTTCGCCCGTTTTAAGGTCTTCTTCTTAACAAGAGGGGATATAGCTACCCTCGCAGATTCTGACGATTGTCCAGCACGAGACCTTGTAGTCCGAACCGTAACTGCCCCAATCTCATCGGTAATTCCACTACCTTTACTCTTCATATCATTTACCTCAGCTGCAGGCTTGATTGTTGATGCTCTTCTGGCCGTATCTCTGCTCCTGGGAGAATTTCTACCAATTCGGTTTCTGGGTGAAGCTTCAAATCTGACTTTCTTAAGCTTAATATAATTAGGGATTGCCACCGCAGCTTTGGGAGAACGCTTCAAGCGAGATGAACCTCCTGTTTTGACCTTCCCATCCATCTGTTCAATTTAAAGAAGAAAACCCATATCTctctatacatatatatttttgggAAGAAACTACAATCAAAAGAAATTCTAAGACAATTGAGgcaagaaaggagaaaagaatcGAGAAAAAGAGGGTACCTTGAGAAGGGATGAAAGTGCGAAAACCATGGCCTGATTTGTGGAAGTTGAAGGGAGGTTGTGCTTCTTGCAGAGTGATTGAAGCTCTTTCCTTTTCATGCTATGGAAATCCATCTCTGAAAAATCCTTTTCCATGActctgagagagagaaagaaagagtttCACAACACACCAGACATCCCTCTTCTGAAGAAATGGGGGAAAACTGCAAAAACCATCAGAAAAAGTAAACGCTTGCGTACATCGCCTTCTAGCCTAGGGCTACCATGGTTCATTTTTCTAATTTTCGGAAACAACTTTTTTCAACTTccattaaatccacgccgttgATCAGTTACACCACATCTTGTTTTGACCACTATAACACATCATATGGATGgatcagatggaaaataaataagaCGGTGGACCCTACACAAATCAAACGGTGGTAATCCATCCCAAATGTTTTCTTTTAGattaagatgatttttgtttggGTCTAATGATCACAGCCGTTGCAGTTGTCCGTGTGGATCTTGTAAAAGTCCCATACACGTGGCTAGCGGTTTGTCGAAGCTAAACCACGTGCTGTAGCGCGTTTACGGTAGAGCGGTTCGAAACTAAGATTAGGAAAGCTTTGAACGCGAGTACAGGACAGCTAGCGTACGCGCCACGTGTCTTACACGTGGCATGTTTATATTAGATCCAATCCATTATTAGGATAATTTTGTCGTGATTGTGGGCCGATGTGCTGAAGTAGGATGTAGGTTGGTTCGAACCGAATTCACAGGTGTTTGTATACACCCCCATCTCATGTTGATAAGCTAATTGCGATTGAATGAAACCCTAATTCAAATCTTATCCGTACCATAAATCGTAATCTAGGATTTAAACCAATTCAAGCTCTAATCTCAACTAAATTCTAaaccctaagggcgtgtttgggcggtgggattagaagggattaggtgggatatgattcaaaaaacataattattaccaatGGCAGGAATTGTCcccgttgccatgggataagattaacatcatgctttgttggtaatgcggtggtacattgaatggatatacccaccaccatctgaaattactgagaataatacacgtattatatctaaattattcatttgttttgtaacctcattttatagcatgggcttaaaaattgaggtagatccaaaacttatgtgtccccaaagaagttttcaatggtaagtattcaatccacattgctttctatggtggggcccacttgagctttagatttacctgattttttagcccatgctctaaaataatctcaaaatatgggtggacagtgtggatatagcccacacatcatggtaggacctacacaacttgctaacattgagtgaaattggcatgggaccaatgcaattccatctatcaaattccaagcttttccatttttCCCaagcatggagtggaattggcacaggactagatgaatcccatcccacgtaatcccttctaatctcactgcccaaacacaccctaaaagcCCGAATCCTATGAATTAACTATAAACTCAGTTGATCCAATCAAACAAGCTCAACCGAAATCCAAAATCGAAAACTAATCAATTAGCATATTGAGTCAATCCATCGAGTCAACCCACCTAGTTAGCTTATTCAGTCAACTCAGCTTCTCCAACTAGGCTCAAAACTTAACCACCCAAGTTTACTTTCAAAAGCCTAAATTAGAATACAAAGGAAGAGAACAAAACAACCATGGCTAGCCAAGCCTCTTCACATGTGTGGGAGAGCTCCCCCTCAAAGCTTACGCTATGGTAAAGTATGAGTGGCGTCCAGGGTGTTGTTCACCATGTGGCATAGGCTGGACTTTAGCCGGTTATTCTTATTCATACACACACAACTGGTTACCTTGCAAATCTCATGCATGTGTAAAAGTCTTTAAGTTACCTCAATATACATCTTTTAGGCCAAAATTACACTTTATGCCCTTAAATCCAACATATGAGATCTTGCTACATGGTAATCTCAAATCTCAATCATCTAAACTGTTTTTATTCTTAAGCTTTAcaagaattacaaaaaaaaaaaaaaaaaatcaggttgggggctataaatacccccatcACTATATATTTCAATTCACCCCCCTCTCACTCATCCACTTCCATTTCAAGCCTTCCTCACCTCCTTAAGCCTTAGTTACTTCATCCCTcaccaaggagagaaaagaattGTAGGAAAGAGTCCAACTTAGGTCAAGCTCAGTCAGTCCAATTGTAACCTCCTTAGCAATTAATCAAGATTTTAATCAAACCCTTGCGACACTATCATTCATCCAACTGTTTGATTTACAATCAAGGTTTGTCTAATCCAAGCATTTGCATCTTGCGACACTCGTATCATTCATTCAACACAGCTTTGCACCAATTCGACTTAGAAGTATGCTCTGCAACTTACTGATATAATCGGATCTTGCCCTTCAAAAACCTTGCCAATTAGCTTACACTTATCAGAAGCATTACATTCAATACATATCATATATCATTTGTATGCAAGAATTGAATCCTAACCCTCAATAATGGTAAGATTTTTTGAAGTACTGACCATATATTAATACGAGCAAAGTGGATGTTTAACACCTTTACTCTCTGTGATTACGGTTCCTTACTAAGAATCTCTTGTCACAAACTAACTGAATCACCTCAGGGTTGAAAATCTTCGGATCCTCTCTCTCAACATTTTTATAAGGTCTAACCAACTATAGAAACAAACTAACTGACTAGTTGCAATGGTGGGCTACaacattattaaaaataaaaaaaataaaaaaaataaaaaaaataaaaaacagcatTACTGAATGTCTCTTCTCTAAACGTCTAAAGAAGACATCTtccctatatgtgtgtgtgtgtgtgcgtgtgctcACCTTTataccttcttacgtgagcaccgtgcgcacctttgcatgcgtgtcatgggcacaaattTGAATAGTCCACGTGATGCGGAATCCCTTAAAACCTTATAGGCCTAACTTTCAAcccgatacaaaactctagtaggccatggcaaagagaaatgcaaaccaagggaggaaattgtttccttttgccacagcccaccaaagttttgtatcgggctgaaagttgggcttgcgAGGTTTCAAAGGGTGCGCATCACGTTGACCATTTAGATTTTATGCCTATGATACATGTGCAAAGATGCACACGGGTGctcattcatctctctctctctctctctctctctctctctctctctctctctctctctctctctctctctctctatatatatatatatatatatatatatatatatatatatatatattctatggtGTTGGAAGCGGACTGGCTCTCAAAAGAGACTTTAGTGttggaaagttttcaacggtatgtatcattggtggacggcatggacgaaacacatacatcacggtggggtttGCTGTGGCCCTGCatctttatcttttttattttttattttattttttatttattgccAATAGCTGTTTTTTTAtgcgattattattattattattattttttagatttgTGTTGCTGTGGTGTGCATGCGCATGTGGAGGAGTGTGTGTGAGTATGGGCCTGGTGATGCCAGTGGGACCATTATTTTTCATGCATATTGGCCAAATGTGTCTAGGTCAAATTGGAATAGTCCAAGCTCTCTAGTTATGCCCTAAGTGATGTAAGCCTCGTCTGGGCCTAACTATCTCCACTATTGATATTCATACATCCAGCAATCAAAAGGTCTTCTCGTAGTTGGGCAATTGGATCATAGGCGCTGCAAAAATCAACAATGGAGATTAGTTTGCCCTAGATGGACTTAAGTTGAAATCTGGCCCATAAGCTGGGCTTCAACCCAAATTCAGCCCAACAATTAATCAAGTCCAACCCAACAACTAATCAGAGATGGCAGTAGATGAACAGATCTAAGCCATCAACAAAGAGAAACAAATACAAGAAAATAACATCTTTAGAAATCACCTTATGTACATCACCCACATCCCATACATACAGTTGTGATCTCCGTAAACAATGCAAACAGTTTAGGGTCCAGTCAAATAAACAATTGCATAAATGAGAAATCTCCAACACTATATTGCCAACCGAGCTTTCCAGAGGTTGGAAATTGGCAAGCAATTGCATCTTGAGAGTGGCGGCCGTTGAATATCATTCACTAGTCAACACTGACATGTTTAAATGAATAAATTAACGAGCTAGAGAGTAGAACAACCTTAATCAAGGCATACGTCACATACCTTTATTAAACCATAACCATCATCTATAACTATCACAATTACATATACTATTTTCATTCACAATCACACATCATTCAtcacaagatagatattccataaGCGGTAGATATTCCATAAGCGGCTTTGATGTTTCTACTATTGGGCCCACAAGGTTTTACTCTAGATGAGCCTTATAGCTATTAGGCCCGCTAGTCTAATGCCTAAGTGGGCTCATTGGTGGAGTTTACAAATCAACTGAGTCTTAGATTAAGTGGGCCCAACATTCAGCCCAACACCCATGTAAATTTAAGCCCAACTTAAACCGAACATGTTTCATGTTATGAGCCcaatgagctttggatctatctcattatttggCTTGAGCCCCTATTATGGGCCGACAAAATGGACGGACATTGcacacatacattaagatggtcCCTACATGATAGACGGATTTGATAAAACTTCTACAATCCAGTGGGCGCCACTCCAAAGTGGGACGccaataggttggattgcaaataaccaTCACAGATGGTCTGCAATTGTTTGGACGGCGTGGGTAACACTCATACATTACAGAAAGCCC
Protein-coding regions in this window:
- the LOC131234508 gene encoding uncharacterized protein LOC131234508 isoform X2, producing MEKDFSEMDFHSMKRKELQSLCKKHNLPSTSTNQAMVFALSSLLKVKTGGSSRLKRSPKAAVAIPNYIKLKKVRFEASPRNRIGRNSPRSRDTARRASTIKPAAEVNDMKSKGSGITDEIGAVTVRTTRSRAGQSSESARVAISPLVKKKTLKRAKAEIDVVETVRNVDVIVTGDRVPVTRSLRSRKVFVVEENPKSKNPVGLDQKSPIKTRKRAASEDGFPNNLVQTRSRKQGNDNPVHGEKIMTETRAGKKGSIQSKQNAPARNEMVTEKSPELKSSGGRDVDSRKYIKSPRKTRSMVGSESLKRSRGLDVSDRKYDKSPRKTRSTVVIESLKKDEEVGGEVGPPKNSIRTRSKKQISSQGLDVNVQGYYKSPRKTRGTSVSESLKTDGEVVREVGPSKKSRWTRSLKRENDNKTESGKGILVSDEIHGRRRKMISTLKEADDKVATRSKRKAPKLDGMVGTVDRPSKRSSKKRVLAEVAPVYDDRNGMQTGAADVPNKKIKVSHSEEPPRRQSGRNTSKRKISPRSSSKTGMDETTGMSGRRKRSRDPVMEELASVYEDRTRLKSGFKEYSRKSRRGTARHAVRAPNDDKKTTTDEIVGKKMTNKVRRRGEFGKAVIHKGSKTSKTPTSKISLGRKSRKVAGKPPVPVCENVAEVETELVPPDAELSAAEPVECNVKAVPSLSRQTPDFAKEKTRASGRKSSRKDRSGHAYKERRSDEPSREVATIPSDLTKIDELPECNVVVSMCENQLADDTNKEMKDALGDLPIAKEMADKQFGGEQVSEAGKSISPHVTPVITLGDGFGHHENENEILSEEILQAVKDDLASGSHKKGQNSFGLKNMVSVANEMAISKVIEVTDETAETAKGLDCGVAEVVVVKGTTEGVLVCHEASSNQGVDVGAVAVTVSDVTEAARGTTGTVPLDLVPVDAVEIIDVKVSKCDVGTEGFTPARDASNIIQINCEGIPEPAETPEVNEMVTADRTSCAKGLPPIQAMGYKDEEPSSTQLVDSEDFDLTKTLTVPKEGGVENQEGSNHKYPEQFVGADGCAETVTHKHVLDEDTEIFEKNGVTQTHSEQIDTEDVDRNETKNKNIEAASEELEERVTHEHVLDEDKEISEKNGVAQTHSEQIDVEDVDRNEAKNKNIEAASEKLEERVTLELGFEDHDERSHGNGITKTISEEHDTNCSEERLGANEIGNVALQESKEAAETSVKDPADQDSQGVEPKGNSEENAEDRNIETIEKPVGHGDGDEPVDEKENPGMLVDKYHSEFEQVVATCMESGGPLELGEAVEMGVETIDNEDVGGNDVSNKNIEDASEKLEERVMLELGSEVHDELSYANGIAKTISEEGDPIGSEERLDADEISNVVLEESKVAAETIVKDPEADCEGVELNGSSKQNAEEESNMETMEEAVGHGDDIKPVDEKGNPGILMDKYESEFEQSVAAAQMESEEPSLQQTVEMGIESVASGPSAPLPIDALDSKDSPPRNDKDFDSSIEQVTSAERQEEGINPEVNVGVAAEKIASIESNLFCGHNVDMDTRNSMYETMIEADVGVDASNTIGETANDSEFVGEEFHVSGAAATTLAVARENEVESLLEEYGEASYLVKTLEGEAEAPDRYVWEEFDGEAWEEISEGRGYDESIQQVASGVGSEENVVKHMVKFDYECNTKELIGVEEETYFDLQVEIDQNQNAKTLEERLNSEVCEEAEAKETADARTEKSNCQERVEQAPVKSEEPSAAREVKETASGMSFEEESTFEEKLSYDKHEEG